From the genome of Triticum aestivum cultivar Chinese Spring chromosome 3B, IWGSC CS RefSeq v2.1, whole genome shotgun sequence, one region includes:
- the LOC123070561 gene encoding replication stress response regulator SDE2 isoform X2, translating to MAEASRYQILVRLLDGRTHCLRFSTPTVSGAALLDAVSALSRVPAASLRLVTGRLDISPSSVLASFPDGQFPSASALLRLRGGKGGFGSLLRGAASKAGQKKTSNFDACRDINGRRLRHVNAERRLEEWRAEAADRQLEKLAEDFLKKKAKESGRGGARAAEVDKYLEKYRKDAESCVNAVEESVRASLGKRKAVPKPRDAKKLKIWMGKKKVADDESDSDSDSDVDDNEGADAKPIALDHGNYSNESNKSEEEKVDLASVSGSHSEGESSGEKSQSSDSEENGNALQESMEVKIRSGCDFESQGSLECEGGTAVQPAPENTSENGTSEIGKSALSEEVLKSDAPENTSENGTSENGEESADVNNKSLLSEEPVDLATFSSAAELEALGMEKLKLELQTHGLKCGGTLKERAARLFLLKTTPVDKLPKKLLAKPNSGGK from the exons ATGGCCGAGGCCTCCCGGTACCAGATCCTGGTGCGGCTCCTCGACGGCCGCACCCACTGCCTCCGGTTCTCCACGCCCACCGTCTCCGGCGCGGCGCTCCTCGACGCCGTTTCCGCGCTCTCCCGCGtccccgccgcctccctccgcctcGTCACCGGCCGCCTCGACATCTCGCCCTCCTCCGTCCTCGCATCCTTCCCCGACGGGCAATTCCCCTCCGCGTCCGCGCTCCTCCGCCTCCGCGGTGGCAAGGGCGGGTTCGGCTCCCTCCTCCGTGGGGCCGCCTCCAAGGCCGGCCAGAAGAAGACCAGCAACTTCGACGCTTGCCGCGACATAAACGGCCGCCGGCTCCGCCACGTCAACGCGGAGCGCCGCCTCGAGGAGTGGAGGGCCGAGGCCGCAGATCGTCAGCTCGAGAAACTTGCCGAGGACTTCCTCAAGAAGAAGGCCAAAGAGTCAGGCCGCGGCGGCGCCCGAGCTGCCGAGGTTGACAAGTATCTTGAGAAGTACCGAAAGGATGCCGAGAGCTGCGTCAACGCCGTGGAGGAGTCGGTACGTGCCTCCCTTGGGAAGAGGAAGGCTGTCCCCAAGCCACGTGATGCAAAGAAGCTTAAAATTTG GATGGGCAAAAAGAAAGTAGCAGATGATGAGAGTGATAGTGACAGTGACAGTGATGTGGACGATAATGAGGGGGCAGATGCAAAACCCATAGCTCTTGATCATGGGAATTACTCAAATGAATCCAACAAAAGTGAGGAGGAAAAGGTTGATCTGGCTTCAGTTTCTGGGTCACATTCAGAAGGAGAGTCCTCAGGTGAGAAGTCCCAGAGCAGTGATTCAGAGGAAAATGGAAATGCTCTTCAGGAATCCATGGAAGTAAAGATTAGATCAGGATGTGATTTTGAGTCACAAGGTAGTTTGGAGTGTGAGGGGGGAACGGCAGTTCAGCCTGCTCCTGAGAACACTTCTGAAAACGGAACTTCTGAGATTGGTAAGAGTGCTCTTTCAGAAGAAGTTCTGAAATCAGATGCTCCTGAGAACACTTCTGAAAATGGAACTTCTGAGAATG GGGAAGAATCTGCTGATGTAAATAACAAGTCTCTTCTTTCAGAGGAGCCTGTGGACCTGGCAACATTCAGTTCAGCAGCAGAATTGGAG GCACTTGGCATGGAGAAGCTAAAGCTGGAGCTCCAGACTCATGGACTAAAATGCGGTGGCACTTTAAAAGAGCGCGCGGCCAGACTGTTCCTTCTGAAAACAACCCCAGTGGATAAACTACCAAAGAAGCTGCTTGCGAAACCCAACTCTGGAGGGAAGTGA
- the LOC123070561 gene encoding replication stress response regulator SDE2 isoform X1 — MAEASRYQILVRLLDGRTHCLRFSTPTVSGAALLDAVSALSRVPAASLRLVTGRLDISPSSVLASFPDGQFPSASALLRLRGGKGGFGSLLRGAASKAGQKKTSNFDACRDINGRRLRHVNAERRLEEWRAEAADRQLEKLAEDFLKKKAKESGRGGARAAEVDKYLEKYRKDAESCVNAVEESVRASLGKRKAVPKPRDAKKLKIWMGKKKVADDESDSDSDSDVDDNEGADAKPIALDHGNYSNESNKSEEEKVDLASVSGSHSEGESSGEKSQSSDSEENGNALQESMEVKIRSGCDFESQGSLECEGGTAVQPAPENTSENGTSEIGKSALSEEVLKSDAPENTSENGTSENGKNALSEEVLKSDDRTDVDNTGSATSSLLNDPVVPPGEESADVNNKSLLSEEPVDLATFSSAAELEALGMEKLKLELQTHGLKCGGTLKERAARLFLLKTTPVDKLPKKLLAKPNSGGK, encoded by the exons ATGGCCGAGGCCTCCCGGTACCAGATCCTGGTGCGGCTCCTCGACGGCCGCACCCACTGCCTCCGGTTCTCCACGCCCACCGTCTCCGGCGCGGCGCTCCTCGACGCCGTTTCCGCGCTCTCCCGCGtccccgccgcctccctccgcctcGTCACCGGCCGCCTCGACATCTCGCCCTCCTCCGTCCTCGCATCCTTCCCCGACGGGCAATTCCCCTCCGCGTCCGCGCTCCTCCGCCTCCGCGGTGGCAAGGGCGGGTTCGGCTCCCTCCTCCGTGGGGCCGCCTCCAAGGCCGGCCAGAAGAAGACCAGCAACTTCGACGCTTGCCGCGACATAAACGGCCGCCGGCTCCGCCACGTCAACGCGGAGCGCCGCCTCGAGGAGTGGAGGGCCGAGGCCGCAGATCGTCAGCTCGAGAAACTTGCCGAGGACTTCCTCAAGAAGAAGGCCAAAGAGTCAGGCCGCGGCGGCGCCCGAGCTGCCGAGGTTGACAAGTATCTTGAGAAGTACCGAAAGGATGCCGAGAGCTGCGTCAACGCCGTGGAGGAGTCGGTACGTGCCTCCCTTGGGAAGAGGAAGGCTGTCCCCAAGCCACGTGATGCAAAGAAGCTTAAAATTTG GATGGGCAAAAAGAAAGTAGCAGATGATGAGAGTGATAGTGACAGTGACAGTGATGTGGACGATAATGAGGGGGCAGATGCAAAACCCATAGCTCTTGATCATGGGAATTACTCAAATGAATCCAACAAAAGTGAGGAGGAAAAGGTTGATCTGGCTTCAGTTTCTGGGTCACATTCAGAAGGAGAGTCCTCAGGTGAGAAGTCCCAGAGCAGTGATTCAGAGGAAAATGGAAATGCTCTTCAGGAATCCATGGAAGTAAAGATTAGATCAGGATGTGATTTTGAGTCACAAGGTAGTTTGGAGTGTGAGGGGGGAACGGCAGTTCAGCCTGCTCCTGAGAACACTTCTGAAAACGGAACTTCTGAGATTGGTAAGAGTGCTCTTTCAGAAGAAGTTCTGAAATCAGATGCTCCTGAGAACACTTCTGAAAATGGAACTTCTGAGAATGGTAAGAATGCTCTTTCAGAAGAAGTTCTGAAATCAGATGATAGAACAGATGTGGATAACACCGGTTCAGCTACATCATCACTCCTTAATGACCCTGTGGTGCCTCCAGGGGAAGAATCTGCTGATGTAAATAACAAGTCTCTTCTTTCAGAGGAGCCTGTGGACCTGGCAACATTCAGTTCAGCAGCAGAATTGGAG GCACTTGGCATGGAGAAGCTAAAGCTGGAGCTCCAGACTCATGGACTAAAATGCGGTGGCACTTTAAAAGAGCGCGCGGCCAGACTGTTCCTTCTGAAAACAACCCCAGTGGATAAACTACCAAAGAAGCTGCTTGCGAAACCCAACTCTGGAGGGAAGTGA
- the LOC123070560 gene encoding beclin-1-like protein, which yields MKPKAAAGEKGRGVDPSLPRFKCQECHRALLVVGVESFPDRLPAHANSGMHASSVQGSIMGASRMDSSYVVLSKQNRSQGPGIPPRPPNAAARHVEPNQSTRAIEGSYIMLPPAAASIYKTSTSEGGGAHLSPPNLNSTSPSPGNNTGFHSSVTVLKRAFEIASSQTQVEQPLCLECMRVLSDKMDKEIEDVNTDIKAYDACLQRLEQESYNVLSETDFLKEKEKIEEEEKKLKTAIEEAEKQYSEVSSEMKDLETKSKQFEELEERYWHEFNSFQFQLTSHQEERDAVLAKIEVSQVHLELLKRTNVLNDAFYISHDGVIGTINNFRLGRLPNVQVEWDEINAAWGQAALLLHTMAQYFPKFQYRIKIHPMGSYPRVTDINNNTYELFGPVNLFWSTRFDKAMTWFLTCLQEFSECAISLDKENNVPADKSLKLPYKIDGDKVGSYTIFLSFNKLENWTKALKYMLCNLKWVLYWFIGNTSFAPPSASLYLAQSPNKKG from the exons ATGAAGCCCAAGGCCGCCGCCGGCGAGAAGGGCCGCGGAGTGGACCCGTCGCTGCCGCGGTTTAAGTGCCAGGAATGCCACCGGGCGCTCCTCGTCGTCGGCGTGGAATCATTCCCTGATAGGTTGCCTGCTCACGCCAACTCCG GTATGCATGCATCCTCTGTTCAAGGCAGTATTATGGGGGCGAGCAGGATGGACAGTTCTTATGTTGTGTTGTCCAAGCAGAACAGATCTCAAGGCCCTGGGATTCCCCCACGGCCACCAAATGCAGCAGCCCGGCATGTCGAGCCTAACCAATCAACAAGAGCAATAGAGGGATCATATATAATGCTTCCACCTGCCGCTGCTTCCATATACAAGACATCTACCTCCGAAGGTGGTGGCGCGCATCTGTCGCCTCCAAATCTTAACTCTACTAGCCCTTCACCAGGCAACAATACTGGATTTCACTCTAGTGTGACTGTCTTAAAGCGGGCATTTGAGATTGCTAGTTCACAAACTCAG GTTGAGCAGCCACTATGTCTGGAATGTATGAGGGTGCTTTCTGATAAGATGGACAAGGAGATTGAGGATGTAAATACTGACATCAAAGCTTATGATGCATGTCTTCAACGTTTGGAGCAGGAATCCTACAATGTCCTTAGCGAAACTGATTTCCTCAAGGAGAAAGAAAAG ATAGAGGaggaagaaaagaaactaaaaactGCTATTGAAGAAGCAGAAAAGCAATATTCTGAAGTTAGCTCTGAGATGAAGGATCTTGAAACAAAGTCGAAACAATTTGAAGAATTAGAAGAGCG GTATTGGCATGAATTCAACAGCTTCCAGTTTCAGCTGACATCTCACCAG GAAGAAAGAGATGCGGTTTTGGCCAAGATAGAAGTTTCACAGGTCCACCTGGAATTGTTAAAGCGCACAAATGTTCTCAATGATGCATTCTATATTTCACATGATGGAGTTATTGGAACAATAAACAACTTCCGTCTCGGTCGTCTGCCTAATGTACAG GTTGAGTGGGATGAGATAAATGCTGCTTGGGGTCAGGCTGCTCTTCTGTTACACACCATGGCTCAGTACTTCCCGAAATTCCA ATACCGAATCAAGATTCACCCTATGGGAAGCTACCCAAGAGTAACAGACATCAACAATAATACCTATGAACT GTTTGGTCCTGTGAATTTATTCTGGAGCACCCGATTTGACAAAGCCATGACATGGTTTCTCACTTGCCTTCAAGAGTTCTCTGAGTGTGCCATAAGTTTGGATAAAGAGAACAATGTTCCGGCTGATAAGTCATTGAAGCTCCCCTACAA GATTGATGGTGACAAAGTAGGGAGCTATACGATCTTCTTAAGTTTTAATAAACTGGAGAACTGGACAAAGGCTCTAAAATATATGCTTTGCAACCTGAAGTGGGTTCTCTACTGGTTTATCGGCAATACAAGTTTTGCGCCACCATCTGCATCTTTGTACTTGGCGCAGTCTCCAAACAAGAAGGGTTGA